The Yersinia entomophaga nucleotide sequence TCACCCGCGTGAGTACCGATCAGGACGTGGGCCAGCAAATGGTCACCCAACTGTTCAATAACCCGCGCGTGATGGTGCTGAGCGCCAGCGTTCTGGGGTTACTGGGCATGGTGCCGGGAATGCCGAACTTTGTCTTCCTGTTGTTCACCGCGGCTTTACTGGCTTTGGCCTGGCGTTTAAAGGGCAAACAGACCAGTCAGCCTGCGGTGGCAGAACAGCCCGTGGTGCAGGATCAGCAGCAGGCTGCCGAAGCGACTTGGTCAGATGTACAACTGGAGGATCCGCTGGGCATGGAAGTGGGTTATCGCCTGATTCCTATGGTGGATTTCCAGCAAAACGGCGAATTATTGGGGCGAATCCGCAGTATTCGTAAGAAATTTGCGCAGGAAATGGGCTATCTGCCGCCGGTGGTGCATATTCGGGATAATCTCGAATTGCCACCTGCCAGCTACCGTATTCTGATGAAAGGGGTGGAGATCGGCAGCGGCGAAGCCCATCCGGGGCGCTGGCTGGCTATTAACCCTGGCAATGCCGTGGGAACATTACCCGGTGAAGCGACACAGGATCCAGCCTTTGGGCTGGCTGCGGTCTGGATTGAGAGTGCTTTGCGTGAGCAGGCGCAGATTCAGGGCTTTACCGTGGTTGAGGCCAGCACCGTGGTGGCGACTCACTTAAACCATTTGATCAGTCAATATGCTAGCGAATTATTCGGTCGTCAGGAAACGCAGCAGTTGCTGGAGCGTGTGTCGCAGGAAATGCCTAAGCTGACGGAAGATTTCATTCCGGGTGTGGTGTCTCTGACAATTTTCCACAAAGTGTTGCAGAATTTGTTGTCCGAGCGGGTGTCTATTCGCGATATGCGAACCATTATTGAAACGCTGGCGGAACATGCGCCGAACCAAACCGATCCGTACGAGCTGACGGCGGTAGTGCGCGTGGCGCTGGGTCGTTCGATTGCACAGCAGTGGTTCCCTGGTACCGGAGAAATTCAGGTTATCGGTCTGGATGCGGCGTTGGAGCGTTTGTTGTTGCAAGCCTTGCAAGGTGGTGGCGGTTTGGAACCGGGTCTGGCGGATCGTTTGCTGGATCAGTCGAAACAGGCATTGCAGCGTCAGGAAATGTTGGGCGCACCGCCGGTATTGCTGGTTAACCACGCGTTGCGTGCGTTGCTGGCTCGCTTCCTGCGTCGCAGTCTGCCGCAAATGGTGGTGCTGTCCAATCTGGAGATTGGCGACAATCGTCAAATTCGCATGACATCCACCATTGGAGCCGCCTAATGAAGTTTCATGCTTTGGTTTTAGCCGCGTTAGCGTCAGTGTCGTGGGGCGCTTACAGTGCTTCCGGCAGTTGGGTTGCCGATGATATTGGTGTGACGCAGAATTTACGTGGCGTGCCGACTTCATCGCCGGTATTGCGTCCGACCACGCCTTATGTCACCGCGGAGCATCGCATTGTGTCGGTTAGCTGGCGGATACAGTTGCTTTCCGCCGCTCCCAATGGTCTGCAAATGAAGCTTTGTTCCCCCTCTCGTTGTATTGATTTGAACGGCGGTAGCGGTTCCAGCCGGGGTCTGGCGGGTGAGTCTGCAACCAGTCCGTTGACTTTTGTCTATCTGATTCAAGGGCAGGGGCGAGTGAATCCGCCGTTACAGGTGATGAGTAACCAGGTGATAGTGAATTATCAATAGAATTCCCTTTTTAAGGTAAACAGATTCAGATTGCCAATATCTTTCAATTGAGCCGCTTTTCAGTGGCTCTAAATTGAGGATATTTACCCTTTTCTATCAGATTCACCTTAGAGTAATAAAAGATAAATATAAAACTGGAGCCGATTTTTAAAGCCTCGTCGTTCGGCTTTTCCCTCGCTTTCTTATTGTGTTTTCCCATCTAAGTCAGACGAAGATTAAGTTCGGATCTGGTTTCGAAAGCCCGGTAGCTCACTGTTTCCTCCCTCGTGCACTCTTCGTCCGGTGAGCCAGCGCTAGATTCAGCAGCGGGCGCATCCTGACCCTACGGCTCAAAGCGCTTTAAACAACTGCCGGCTGTTCACTCTGGTTCTTATCCCGGCTTGGCCTA carries:
- the flhA gene encoding flagellar biosynthesis protein FlhA — its product is MANLAALLRLPGNFKDTQWQILAGPILILMILSMMVLPLPPFILDLLFTFNIALSIMVLLVAMFTQRTLEFAAFPTILLFSTLLRLSLNVASTRIILMDGHTGAAAAGRVVEAFGHFLVGGNFAIGIVVFIILVVINFMVITKGAGRIAEVGARFVLDGMPGKQMAIDADLNAGLIGEEEAKKRRSEVTQEADFYGSMDGASKFVRGDAVAGLLIMVINVIGGLLVGVMQHDMAVGHAAETYTLLTIGDGLVAQIPALVISTAAGVIVTRVSTDQDVGQQMVTQLFNNPRVMVLSASVLGLLGMVPGMPNFVFLLFTAALLALAWRLKGKQTSQPAVAEQPVVQDQQQAAEATWSDVQLEDPLGMEVGYRLIPMVDFQQNGELLGRIRSIRKKFAQEMGYLPPVVHIRDNLELPPASYRILMKGVEIGSGEAHPGRWLAINPGNAVGTLPGEATQDPAFGLAAVWIESALREQAQIQGFTVVEASTVVATHLNHLISQYASELFGRQETQQLLERVSQEMPKLTEDFIPGVVSLTIFHKVLQNLLSERVSIRDMRTIIETLAEHAPNQTDPYELTAVVRVALGRSIAQQWFPGTGEIQVIGLDAALERLLLQALQGGGGLEPGLADRLLDQSKQALQRQEMLGAPPVLLVNHALRALLARFLRRSLPQMVVLSNLEIGDNRQIRMTSTIGAA
- a CDS encoding flagellar protein FlhE, producing MKFHALVLAALASVSWGAYSASGSWVADDIGVTQNLRGVPTSSPVLRPTTPYVTAEHRIVSVSWRIQLLSAAPNGLQMKLCSPSRCIDLNGGSGSSRGLAGESATSPLTFVYLIQGQGRVNPPLQVMSNQVIVNYQ